The Anoxybacillus amylolyticus DNA segment AAAAGGCATGGGCAGTAAAGAAGGGTTTCAACTCATTCATCAGCTGGCAGAGGTGCTTGGCGGTGCGGTTGGGGCGAGCCGTGATGTCGTCGAAGCAGGATGGATTGACCATCATCACCAAGTCGGACAAACTGGCGTAACGGTGACGCCAAAAATTTATTTTGCAATCGGCATTTCTGGTGCGATTCAGCACGTTGTGGGCATGCAAAACTCAGAGCTAATTATCGCCATCAATAAAGACCCAAACGCGCCTATTTTCCAATCATGCCACTACGGCATTGTCGGCGATGCGTTTGAAATCGTCCCGCTGTTAATTGAACGGTTCAAAGAAGAAATTCCGAAGGTAAAAGCAGCTGCCGATGTGAAGGAGGAGATCCGCCATGCCTGAAAAATTTGATTGTATCGTCGTTGGCGCAGGACCGGCAGGGACGGCTTGTGCATATGAACTAGCAAAAGCAGGGGTAAACGTGCTGTTGCTTGAGCGTGGCGAATACCCCGGCGCGAAAAACGTCATGGGCGGCGTATTGTATCGGAAAATGATGGAAGATATTATTCCAGAGTTTTATAAAGAAGCACCGCTAGAACGCCCAATTGTCGAGCAACGATTTATGATGATGGATAAAGAATCAGCGGTGACGTTTAGTTACAAAGGATTAGAATGGGGGCGTGAGCCGTATAACAATTTTACCGTATTGCGTGCCAAATTTGACCAATGGTTTGCTGAAAAAGCAGTCGAACAAGGAGCGCTACTTGTTTGTGAAACGGTAGCGGTCGAATGTATTGTAGAAAACGGTCGCGTCGTCGGCGTCCGGACGGATCGTCCAGATGGCGAGATTTATGCGGATGTGGTCGTATTGGCTGACGGTGTCAACTCGCTACTGGCGAAACAGCTCGGCTTCCACCGCGAATGGCGGCCAGATGAAGTCGCTTTAGCGACGATGGAAATTTTAAAACTAGATAAAAACGTGATTGAAGACCGCTTCAATCTCGAGCCGAACCAAGGCTGTACGATTGAGATTTTTGGCGATGCGACGAAAGGAATTGTAGGTACTGGATTTTTATATACGAATAAAGATACGCTTAGCATCGGCGTCGGTACGCTATTATCAGGGCTGATTAAGCATAAAATGAAA contains these protein-coding regions:
- a CDS encoding FAD-dependent oxidoreductase translates to MPEKFDCIVVGAGPAGTACAYELAKAGVNVLLLERGEYPGAKNVMGGVLYRKMMEDIIPEFYKEAPLERPIVEQRFMMMDKESAVTFSYKGLEWGREPYNNFTVLRAKFDQWFAEKAVEQGALLVCETVAVECIVENGRVVGVRTDRPDGEIYADVVVLADGVNSLLAKQLGFHREWRPDEVALATMEILKLDKNVIEDRFNLEPNQGCTIEIFGDATKGIVGTGFLYTNKDTLSIGVGTLLSGLIKHKMKPYDLLEYVKNHPMIRPYIQGSEPVEYLAHLIPEGGYHSIPKVAGNGVLVVGDAAQLVNAIHREGSNMAMTSGRLAAETIIMAKEQNDFSESMLDQYRMKLMESFIGQDLKKYKDATHHFESFPQYFEQYIPMLNRAASQMFTVDGASKWEKQKKIWRDLGSTKQKFKLARDMMKAWKVMK